One window of Chitinivorax sp. PXF-14 genomic DNA carries:
- the cydB gene encoding cytochrome d ubiquinol oxidase subunit II: protein MMDAALICALMIVFGIVMYVILDGFDLGIGILFPWAPADESRNLMMSSIAPVWDGNETWLIYGGGILFAAFPKAFAVLLPALYIPIMVMLFALIFRGVAFEFRMKAKQSRWIWDTSFTVGSMLAAFAQGLIVGAVIHGFKVVDGRYAGGSFDWLTSFGITCGFAMILAYAFLGAAWLVMKTGGATRDWARSITRPLAVAMAGFLASISMKTPLEYHWIAERWFSLPNFVYLSPIPLATVALFVGLFRGLRLGRDRRPFYCAVGIFLLGFVGLAVSLWPYFVLPAMTFWQAAAPASSLNFVLVLVAISLPITVGYTAFVYKIFRGKVKPEHSYY, encoded by the coding sequence ATGATGGACGCCGCATTGATCTGTGCGCTGATGATCGTCTTCGGCATCGTCATGTATGTGATTCTCGATGGATTCGATCTCGGCATCGGCATTCTCTTCCCGTGGGCGCCGGCCGACGAGAGCCGCAACCTGATGATGTCGTCGATCGCGCCGGTGTGGGACGGCAACGAGACCTGGCTGATCTACGGCGGCGGCATCCTGTTCGCGGCCTTCCCCAAGGCGTTTGCGGTGCTGCTGCCTGCGCTCTACATACCGATCATGGTGATGCTGTTCGCGCTGATCTTCCGCGGTGTGGCCTTCGAGTTCCGCATGAAGGCGAAGCAGAGCCGCTGGATCTGGGACACCTCGTTCACCGTGGGCTCGATGCTCGCGGCCTTCGCCCAGGGGCTCATCGTGGGCGCGGTGATCCACGGCTTCAAGGTGGTGGATGGCAGATACGCCGGCGGCAGCTTCGACTGGCTGACGAGCTTCGGCATCACCTGCGGCTTTGCCATGATCCTCGCCTATGCCTTCCTCGGCGCGGCCTGGCTGGTGATGAAGACCGGCGGCGCCACGCGCGACTGGGCGCGCAGCATCACCCGGCCGCTGGCGGTGGCCATGGCCGGGTTTCTGGCGAGCATCTCGATGAAGACGCCGCTCGAATATCACTGGATTGCCGAGCGCTGGTTCAGCCTGCCCAACTTCGTCTACCTGTCGCCGATCCCGCTCGCCACCGTGGCGCTGTTCGTCGGCCTGTTCCGCGGCTTGAGGCTCGGGCGTGACCGGCGGCCGTTCTACTGTGCGGTCGGCATCTTCCTGCTGGGCTTCGTCGGGCTCGCCGTCAGCCTGTGGCCGTATTTCGTGCTGCCGGCGATGACCTTCTGGCAGGCGGCGGCGCCGGCCAGTTCGCTCAACTTCGTGCTGGTGCTGGTGGCGATCTCGCTGCCGATCACGGTCGGCTACACCGCCTTTGTCTACAAGATCTTCCGCGGCAAGGTGAAGCCGGAGCACAGCTATTACTGA